ATCGGGCAAGGACAAGGACTCACGCTGGATCGACATCTACGAGGGTGAATTCGACGAGGAGCAGATGGCGAACTGGATCCGGCAGGCGGCCGACATGCCCGGTTGGCGCGGGTTCTGAAGGCCGGCTGATCGCGTATCTGGACGGAGGGTCCATGACCGAATCCCAGCCAAAGCATTCATCGCAGCCGGAAACCGTCCTCATTACCGGAGCCACGGGGTACATCGGGAGCCGGTTGCTTCGGCGTCTGGTAAACGGATCACACCGGGTGCGATGCCTCGTACGGCGCCCGGATGCGTTCTCATCGACGGCGTCATGCAATGTCGATGTAGCAGGCGGCGACCTGCTGCGACCGGTAACACTGCCGGATGCCCTTCTAGGCGTATCGACGGCCTACTACCTGGTCCATTCCATGGCGTCCGGCGGCGACTTCGCACTGGATGATCGAAAGGCCGCGTCAAACTTTGCGGCGGCGGCACTTGCGGCCGGGGTAGGGCGTATCATTTACCTTGGCGGCCTGGGTACTGGACGGCCACTGTCCGGCCACCTGGAAAGCAGGCGGGAAGTCGGGGAAATCCTTCGAAACTCCGGTGTGCCGACGATCGAATTCAGGGCATCCATCATCATCGGCTCCGGCAGTCTTTCATTTGAATTGATCCGCGCCCTTGTAGAGAAACTCCCGGTGATGTTGACACCGAAATGGGTTCATACCCAGTGTCAGCCCATTGCCATCGATGACGTACTCGACTACCTGGTCGGCGCACTCCACGTTTCCGGCGCGGTCTTCAACCGCTGCCAGGTTTTCGAAATCGGTGGACCGGACCGCGCCTCCTACCGGGTTCTCATGGCGGAATACGCCCGGCAACGCGGATTGAAGCGCATGCTGATCTCCGTGCCCGTCCTTTCACCCCGCCTCTCCAGCCTGTGGCTCGGCCTGTTCACACCCGTCTATGCGCGGATCGGACGAAAACTCGTCGAAAGCCTTCGAAATGAAACGGTCGTCGTCGACGAGTCCGCCTTGGAAGCTTTTCCTATACGGCCCAGGGGCATGGCCGATGCAGTACGAAGGGCGTTGGATAACGAGGGTCGGGAGTTCGTATCGACACCCAGACTATCTTCGAGGACGCAAAACGAATTGGAGAACGAGTGAAGGGACGGAATGAATCGACGGTGGATCCTATGGCCAGGGCGCCATAGGGCAGGGACAAGGTTTTTCAGTCAACATCCGGACCTGTTCATCCAGGCTGTCAATCAATACATCCTGCTCGTTCAGACCATCGGCAAGCGAACAATCCAGCGGTGTATTGTGCCGGTAGCCACGCCGATGCATCTCCTCGACTAAAGCTTCGTGCCGGTCGTACAACGCCGCGAGCCGTCCAACCCAACGTTTCGTCTCTGGATGCTCCCGGTATCCCTTTTTACCCAATGTGAGAACATTCCATAGCCCATGCAACTCCCGGTGCTCACCGAGGAGATGCTGTCGGCACAGGATTTCGGGTGGAAGGTCCCAGATGCGCATGGCCTCAGTCTCCGGATACAAAGGGTCGACTTTCTTCTGAAACCTACACCGATTTCGATACCCAATGCAAGCTTTCCACTATCATACCAGGAGGACTGAGTCTTGAAATCCAAAATCGTGATTACACTGGATGAGAAAATCGTCAAGCAACTCGACTATCTAATCATGCAGCAGGCATATAAGAACAGAAGCCAGGCGATTGAGGAAGCCGTGTCGGAGAAGCTGGACCGTCTCAAGCGGGGACGGTTGGCTCGGGAATGTGCGAAACTGGATCCTGTCGAGGAACAGGAACTGGCAGAAGAGGGATACGTGGAGGATGCAAATAACCGGTCGGGATACGATATTGAGTAAATTCACTCAATAGCGTTATTTCCGTTAAATCAGGATGGAATACTCACCGCTCATTCATCTCTTCTCTAGTAAATTCCCGCCCACCTGTGCGTATACTGCGCTGTGCCTCTCGTATGGTTCTCATGGCTTTGGTAAATCGTTGTCCCCGTTGAACATAACTCTCCATCCATAACCGGAACTGCTCGTTCAACGTCGTGTTTTCCGATGACGCCCTCCGCCGCGCGGCTTCAATCAGGTGCTCATCCGCACTGAAT
Above is a genomic segment from Gemmatimonadota bacterium containing:
- a CDS encoding pyrimidine dimer DNA glycosylase/endonuclease V: MRIWDLPPEILCRQHLLGEHRELHGLWNVLTLGKKGYREHPETKRWVGRLAALYDRHEALVEEMHRRGYRHNTPLDCSLADGLNEQDVLIDSLDEQVRMLTEKPCPCPMAPWP
- a CDS encoding NAD(P)H-binding protein, whose protein sequence is MTESQPKHSSQPETVLITGATGYIGSRLLRRLVNGSHRVRCLVRRPDAFSSTASCNVDVAGGDLLRPVTLPDALLGVSTAYYLVHSMASGGDFALDDRKAASNFAAAALAAGVGRIIYLGGLGTGRPLSGHLESRREVGEILRNSGVPTIEFRASIIIGSGSLSFELIRALVEKLPVMLTPKWVHTQCQPIAIDDVLDYLVGALHVSGAVFNRCQVFEIGGPDRASYRVLMAEYARQRGLKRMLISVPVLSPRLSSLWLGLFTPVYARIGRKLVESLRNETVVVDESALEAFPIRPRGMADAVRRALDNEGREFVSTPRLSSRTQNELENE
- a CDS encoding ribbon-helix-helix domain-containing protein — translated: MKSKIVITLDEKIVKQLDYLIMQQAYKNRSQAIEEAVSEKLDRLKRGRLARECAKLDPVEEQELAEEGYVEDANNRSGYDIE